In Macadamia integrifolia cultivar HAES 741 chromosome 12, SCU_Mint_v3, whole genome shotgun sequence, the following are encoded in one genomic region:
- the LOC122058326 gene encoding CLAVATA3/ESR (CLE)-related protein 46 codes for MKGRQILTHLLLGFILLAVAASYSHFSNSIMVQAVESAAFRLGRPQLGSPSASGSTLSAWTTRNTIEERKASKVPSGPSPIGNRHPPTKP; via the exons ATGAAGGGCAGACAAATCTTGACCCATCTTTTATTGGGATTCATCCTCCTTGCAGTTGCAGCATCATACTCCCATTTCTCCAATTCTATCATGGTTCAAGCTGTAGAATCAG CTGCATTCCGGCTTGGACGTCCACAACTCGGATCCCCCTCAGCCTCTGGATCGACATTGTCTGCTTGG ACCACCAGAAATACGATCGAAGAGAGGAAGGCTAGTAAAGTCCCATCTGGACCAAGCCCTATTGGAAACCGGCACCCACCGACTAAGCCATGA